The proteins below are encoded in one region of Sulfolobus sp. A20:
- a CDS encoding phosphoribosyltransferase has protein sequence MPKIPVKIVSWDEIIKLSMKLSEKMKNDDYIPDVIIAIARGGLVPSRLVADMLGVIDILSIKIEHWVETASHTPQAKIKYPYKVNLDGKKVAIIDDITDTGDSIELAKKYVIENFTPSEIKTATLQYIKPVAKIVPDYYAEEIVEWAWFMYPWNYWEDEINLINKILAERFTTNINELKSLFKQNYGVEEPPIPIEDIIKEMKRRKMIK, from the coding sequence TTGCCTAAGATACCCGTTAAAATAGTGTCTTGGGATGAAATTATAAAATTGTCAATGAAATTATCGGAAAAGATGAAAAATGATGATTATATACCAGATGTAATAATTGCTATAGCAAGGGGAGGATTAGTTCCATCTAGATTGGTAGCAGATATGTTAGGTGTCATAGACATACTATCTATAAAGATAGAGCATTGGGTTGAAACAGCATCACACACTCCTCAAGCTAAAATAAAGTATCCTTATAAGGTTAATTTAGATGGAAAAAAGGTCGCGATAATAGATGATATTACAGATACCGGAGATAGCATTGAATTAGCCAAGAAATACGTTATAGAGAATTTTACCCCCTCTGAAATTAAGACAGCTACACTTCAATATATAAAACCGGTTGCAAAAATAGTACCTGATTATTACGCTGAGGAAATTGTAGAATGGGCATGGTTTATGTATCCTTGGAATTATTGGGAAGATGAAATAAACTTAATTAACAAAATATTAGCTGAGAGATTTACTACAAACATAAATGAGCTTAAGAGTCTTTTCAAGCAAAACTATGGAGTTGAAGAGCCTCCTATTCCTATAGAGGATATCATAAAAGAGATGAAAAGAAGAAAAATGATTAAATAG
- a CDS encoding AAA family ATPase translates to MSERALLELPKKFMEELSAPFIGREEEAKVIVLALLSKEHVILIGEPGTAKSALARRAAELLNAKFFMYLLTKYTEPAELFGALDINALREGQYKRITKDRLPESQIAFLDEIFNANSAILNALLSLLNERVIYDGYNVIRVPLRTLISASNRVPDEPELEALYDRLLLRHYARPVGEELWKQLLDATWEIEFTSKWSVKEPIMNVEHLDKLYSYLQQVDLSGVKNKLLKLYAMLEEKGIHLTDRRKGKVLKIVSAHAILNGRLKASEEDLIVLKYIAPREIDDFEKVSALLSEELKTPIKYMKELNEIYNNIKEASKYVDAANESDPRLIELIRSLRATRDRIIQLGKESGDEKVEEFSKEVLSEIDRLIEKVARKLGIYP, encoded by the coding sequence TTGAGTGAAAGAGCTTTACTTGAACTACCTAAGAAATTTATGGAAGAACTATCCGCACCCTTCATAGGGAGGGAGGAAGAAGCGAAGGTAATAGTGTTGGCATTACTAAGTAAGGAGCACGTAATACTAATAGGTGAGCCTGGAACTGCTAAATCGGCATTGGCTAGGAGAGCAGCTGAATTGCTAAATGCAAAATTCTTCATGTATCTTTTAACTAAATACACGGAGCCTGCTGAGTTGTTCGGTGCGTTAGACATTAATGCGTTGAGAGAGGGGCAATATAAGAGAATAACTAAAGACAGATTACCAGAAAGTCAAATAGCATTTTTAGATGAAATATTTAACGCTAATTCTGCTATATTAAATGCACTATTATCACTGCTTAATGAAAGGGTAATATATGATGGTTATAATGTTATAAGGGTTCCTTTAAGGACATTGATTAGCGCATCTAACAGAGTTCCAGATGAGCCAGAATTAGAAGCTTTATACGATAGGCTATTGTTAAGACATTACGCAAGACCTGTCGGAGAAGAATTATGGAAACAGTTATTAGATGCTACATGGGAGATAGAATTCACAAGTAAGTGGTCCGTTAAAGAACCGATAATGAATGTTGAACATCTAGATAAGCTATATTCGTATCTTCAGCAAGTAGATTTATCTGGCGTAAAGAATAAGCTCCTTAAATTATATGCAATGTTAGAAGAAAAAGGCATTCATTTAACTGATAGAAGAAAAGGTAAAGTGCTGAAGATAGTTTCAGCCCATGCGATATTAAATGGAAGATTAAAAGCATCGGAAGAAGATCTCATAGTATTGAAATATATAGCACCAAGAGAAATAGATGACTTTGAAAAAGTTTCTGCTCTATTATCTGAGGAACTAAAGACACCTATAAAGTATATGAAAGAATTGAATGAAATATATAACAATATCAAGGAGGCATCAAAATATGTAGATGCTGCTAACGAATCAGATCCTAGATTAATAGAATTGATAAGAAGCCTAAGGGCTACAAGAGATAGGATTATACAGCTGGGCAAAGAAAGTGGTGATGAAAAAGTAGAGGAATTTTCTAAAGAAGTTTTGAGTGAGATAGACAGATTAATAGAAAAAGTTGCGAGAAAGTTGGGGATATACCCATGA
- a CDS encoding VWA domain-containing protein, whose protein sequence is MSEDDGVLRGIDYRDPLVKYRGERISYTLKKLLGRDIQLKENFLIDMYYVHYLPLPMTKSKSDVRKDQELMYSLVDSTLSSDIVLKNREYSIVNSAVSLALTVSYVQNLIEELERIRKTSQSMEEREAAEEILNGIMKGGSPKEGKEQKNVKQQTMEKVMKQAHEKALSKAMEDAESVRDLQKIVGGNGAGTGSVLTFEGEIHEVLRLARNTEVKKILEFLSGIPKLGSITKRRTTRFSKGELYGYEEGSDIERVVYSELALPDVLFYLKLAEGQLLLYQKQIKETLGPIYLLLDKSGSMDGEKILWAKAVALALYSRARRENRDFYLRFFDNIPYPLIKVQKNAKSKDVIKMIEYIGKIRGGGGTDISRSVISACEDIKEGHVKGVSEIILLTDGEDKIAETTVRRSLKEANSQLISVMIRGDNADLKRVSDEYLVVYKLDHNDLIKIVEA, encoded by the coding sequence ATGAGTGAAGATGATGGAGTACTAAGAGGAATAGATTATAGAGATCCCCTTGTTAAATATAGAGGGGAAAGGATTTCATATACATTAAAGAAATTGTTAGGAAGAGATATACAGTTGAAAGAGAATTTTCTAATTGATATGTATTATGTACATTATTTACCCTTACCTATGACTAAGAGTAAAAGCGATGTAAGAAAAGATCAAGAGTTAATGTACTCTTTAGTAGATTCTACGTTGTCATCAGATATTGTGTTGAAGAACAGGGAGTATTCTATAGTAAACTCTGCAGTTAGTTTAGCATTAACAGTGAGTTATGTACAAAACTTGATAGAAGAATTAGAAAGAATTAGGAAGACCTCACAATCAATGGAGGAAAGAGAGGCAGCTGAGGAGATTTTAAACGGTATTATGAAGGGTGGTTCTCCTAAAGAAGGTAAAGAGCAAAAGAACGTTAAACAGCAGACAATGGAAAAAGTTATGAAACAAGCTCATGAGAAAGCCTTATCGAAAGCCATGGAAGATGCTGAATCAGTGAGGGATTTACAAAAAATAGTTGGCGGGAACGGAGCTGGAACTGGTAGTGTATTGACTTTTGAAGGTGAGATTCATGAGGTTTTAAGATTAGCTAGAAACACTGAAGTTAAGAAAATACTGGAGTTTTTAAGCGGAATTCCAAAATTGGGAAGTATAACTAAGAGGAGAACTACTAGGTTCTCGAAAGGAGAACTTTACGGATATGAAGAAGGTAGTGATATTGAAAGAGTAGTATATTCTGAATTAGCACTCCCTGATGTATTATTTTACCTAAAATTAGCTGAAGGGCAATTACTATTATATCAAAAACAGATCAAGGAGACTTTGGGACCAATCTACTTGTTACTTGATAAATCTGGCAGTATGGACGGAGAAAAGATCTTATGGGCAAAGGCGGTAGCTTTAGCGTTATATAGCAGAGCGAGGAGGGAAAATAGGGACTTCTACTTAAGATTCTTCGATAATATACCTTATCCCTTAATAAAAGTTCAGAAGAATGCTAAAAGTAAGGATGTCATAAAAATGATAGAATACATAGGAAAGATAAGAGGAGGGGGAGGAACAGATATTAGCAGATCTGTGATATCTGCTTGTGAAGACATAAAAGAAGGTCATGTAAAAGGAGTAAGCGAAATAATCCTATTAACAGATGGAGAGGATAAAATAGCTGAAACTACAGTTAGAAGATCGTTAAAGGAAGCTAACTCCCAGTTAATTAGTGTTATGATCAGAGGAGATAATGCAGATCTGAAGAGGGTTTCAGACGAATACCTTGTTGTGTACAAGTTAGATCATAATGATCTAATTAAAATAGTTGAGGCCTAA
- a CDS encoding succinate dehydrogenase encodes MKDEIKKVIESSGGKMDNWIPVSERPGREPFANEANYSFNDLFWGKIHLRNDGDLYVLIISKIVFNWKDRRKDLKLNGEIVDAAGGLMWLREYNVDGLKSDMDYIKNYLNSLKQQQKTS; translated from the coding sequence ATGAAGGATGAGATAAAAAAGGTTATTGAGAGTTCAGGAGGAAAAATGGATAATTGGATCCCAGTATCTGAGAGGCCCGGTAGAGAACCTTTCGCAAATGAAGCTAACTATTCTTTTAACGACTTATTCTGGGGGAAGATACATTTAAGAAATGATGGAGACCTATATGTATTAATAATTTCTAAAATTGTTTTTAACTGGAAAGACAGAAGGAAAGATCTTAAGTTAAACGGAGAAATAGTTGATGCGGCAGGAGGATTAATGTGGCTAAGAGAATATAATGTAGATGGATTAAAGAGCGATATGGATTACATAAAAAATTATCTTAATAGTTTGAAACAACAACAGAAAACTTCATAA
- a CDS encoding CoB--CoM heterodisulfide reductase iron-sulfur subunit B family protein — protein sequence MKIAYYPGCATHGLSKDVDVATKKVAEILGIELIEVPDWNCCGGGFLDEYDEIGHAALNLRNLSQVEKIGLDKMTTPCSVCLHSHRLATYKYNEDKDLRRKVDNRLQGTSVKYDGKVSAEHIVWVLLRDVGIENIKKHIKKPLTGLKVGTYYGCQMLRPEQIMGFENAYNPHSLSDLVSVTGATPVTFPMMTACCGFPLMGSNPKGGLKLAYNVLNSAKSGGADLIIHPCSLCHLQLDSLQLKVKAEFNVNWMMPAIYVTQLLGLAFGLSPDELGIGNIAKEVLRSKGII from the coding sequence ATGAAAATAGCCTATTATCCAGGTTGTGCGACACATGGCTTATCTAAAGACGTAGATGTAGCTACTAAAAAGGTTGCAGAGATTTTGGGCATAGAATTAATCGAAGTACCTGATTGGAACTGTTGTGGAGGAGGTTTCCTCGATGAATATGACGAAATAGGGCATGCTGCATTAAACTTGAGAAACCTATCACAAGTAGAGAAGATAGGTTTAGATAAGATGACAACACCATGTAGTGTTTGCTTACACAGCCATAGACTAGCAACTTACAAATATAATGAGGATAAGGACTTAAGAAGAAAAGTGGATAATAGACTTCAAGGGACTTCAGTTAAATATGATGGCAAAGTTAGTGCTGAGCATATAGTTTGGGTCTTATTAAGAGATGTTGGAATAGAAAATATTAAAAAGCATATCAAGAAGCCATTAACTGGGCTTAAAGTGGGTACATATTACGGTTGCCAAATGCTTAGACCAGAGCAAATTATGGGATTTGAGAACGCTTATAATCCTCATAGTTTATCAGATCTGGTTTCAGTTACTGGTGCAACTCCAGTCACATTCCCTATGATGACAGCTTGTTGCGGATTTCCACTTATGGGGAGTAATCCAAAAGGCGGGTTAAAACTAGCTTATAATGTGCTAAATAGTGCGAAAAGTGGTGGCGCTGATCTCATAATACATCCTTGCTCATTATGTCACCTACAATTAGACTCTCTTCAATTGAAGGTAAAGGCTGAGTTTAACGTAAATTGGATGATGCCTGCCATTTATGTAACACAGTTATTAGGACTAGCGTTTGGCTTAAGTCCAGACGAGTTAGGAATTGGAAATATCGCTAAGGAAGTATTAAGAAGCAAGGGGATAATATGA
- a CDS encoding succinate dehydrogenase/fumarate reductase iron-sulfur subunit → MSQNLQEQEVVFKVKRFSPEKGDWWSEYKIKVDRFTQFTEALRRIKSEQDSTLSYRASCHMAVCGSCGMKINGEPRLACKTLVLDIVKKYNNNVITIEPMDYFKPIKDLVVDWDEFYDRMFKVKPRLYPSKEVLEEKAEHRLKPEDQKELWKFAQCIWCGLCVSACPAVRIDSEFLGPAAHAKGYRFLADPRDTITDERMKILIDSSWRCTYCYQCFNVCPRDIEPVTAIKKTRSFTKNYSDKSEVAKRGEKHVEAIYDSIKQTGKLLEGMVYLKTYGLIQSLTDLIYMSKTGKLKYALVQEKNVQNINEIKKILGGEKK, encoded by the coding sequence ATGTCACAGAACCTCCAAGAACAAGAAGTAGTATTTAAAGTAAAAAGGTTTAGTCCAGAGAAAGGAGATTGGTGGAGTGAGTATAAAATAAAGGTTGACAGGTTTACACAATTTACAGAAGCACTAAGAAGAATAAAGAGTGAGCAAGACTCAACTCTATCATATAGAGCATCATGTCACATGGCTGTATGCGGAAGCTGTGGAATGAAGATAAATGGAGAACCCAGATTAGCATGTAAAACTTTAGTCCTAGATATTGTTAAGAAATACAATAATAACGTAATAACTATAGAGCCAATGGATTACTTTAAACCAATTAAAGATCTAGTTGTTGATTGGGATGAATTTTATGATAGGATGTTTAAGGTAAAACCTAGATTATATCCATCAAAAGAAGTGCTAGAGGAAAAAGCTGAGCATAGATTAAAGCCTGAAGATCAGAAAGAATTGTGGAAATTCGCACAATGTATATGGTGTGGACTTTGCGTATCGGCATGCCCTGCAGTGAGAATTGATTCGGAATTCTTAGGTCCTGCAGCTCACGCTAAAGGTTACAGGTTCTTAGCAGACCCAAGAGATACTATAACCGATGAAAGGATGAAAATACTAATTGATAGTTCATGGCGTTGTACTTACTGTTACCAATGCTTCAATGTATGTCCAAGAGATATTGAGCCAGTAACAGCTATTAAAAAGACTAGAAGCTTTACTAAGAATTACTCTGATAAGTCTGAAGTGGCTAAAAGAGGAGAAAAACACGTAGAAGCTATTTATGATTCTATAAAACAAACTGGCAAATTGCTTGAAGGAATGGTTTACTTGAAGACATATGGACTGATCCAGTCGCTAACAGATTTAATTTATATGTCTAAAACCGGAAAGCTTAAATATGCGCTAGTGCAAGAAAAGAATGTTCAAAATATAAATGAAATCAAAAAGATTTTAGGTGGTGAGAAAAAATGA
- a CDS encoding succinate dehydrogenase flavoprotein subunit has protein sequence MEKIEYDAVVIGGGLAGLMSAHEIASAGYKVAVISKVFPTRSHSAAAEGGIAAYIPGNSDPNDNPDYMTYDTVKGGDYLVDQDAAELLSNKSGEIAMLLERWGALFNRQPDGRIAVRYFGGQTYPRTRFVGDKTGMALLHTLFERVSGLSVDFYNEWFALDLVTDNKRVVGLVAMPMKTMTPYFFKTKAVVIASGGMGMLYRHTTNSYINTGDGFGIALRAGAALKDPEFVQFHPTALYPSDILISEAARGEGAILKNIKGERFMAKYAPKKLDLAPRDIVSRSIITEIREGRGYPGGYVGLDLTHLGEEYIKERLALAYEAAKNFAGVDAINEPIPVRPAQHYYMGGIDVDIKGRNPDLIGLYSAGEAACVSVHGANRLGSNSLLDTLVFGQETGRTVVEFLRSNPNTPTSNYEKEAEKVVDDAYKFVKSESGVHFGEILEKLRDVMWDNVGIFRDEGGLLNAMSEINNLRDMVSKMYVTDKSKVYNTEFFNALELRNMLDLAIVIAKSALDRKESRGAHYRTDYPERDDNNWLKHTIAYLRGNTVEITYKPVKMTRWKPEPRVY, from the coding sequence ATGGAGAAAATCGAATATGACGCAGTTGTAATTGGAGGTGGATTAGCGGGGCTAATGAGTGCACATGAGATAGCTTCAGCGGGTTACAAAGTTGCCGTAATATCTAAGGTTTTTCCTACCAGGTCACACTCCGCTGCTGCAGAAGGAGGTATAGCTGCATACATTCCAGGAAATTCTGATCCAAACGATAACCCAGATTATATGACTTACGATACTGTTAAAGGAGGAGACTATTTAGTAGACCAAGACGCGGCAGAACTACTTTCAAATAAATCTGGAGAAATTGCAATGTTACTTGAAAGATGGGGTGCACTATTCAATAGACAACCAGATGGAAGAATTGCAGTCAGATATTTCGGAGGACAAACGTATCCTAGAACAAGATTCGTAGGAGATAAAACTGGTATGGCACTGTTGCACACATTATTTGAAAGAGTATCTGGCTTATCAGTAGATTTTTACAACGAATGGTTTGCTTTAGATCTAGTTACAGATAATAAAAGAGTTGTAGGTTTAGTTGCGATGCCAATGAAGACTATGACACCGTATTTCTTCAAAACCAAAGCAGTTGTTATAGCATCTGGAGGTATGGGAATGCTTTATAGACATACTACAAACAGTTACATTAATACCGGAGATGGATTTGGAATTGCATTGAGAGCTGGAGCTGCCTTAAAAGATCCAGAGTTTGTCCAGTTTCATCCCACAGCGTTATACCCATCTGATATTTTGATTAGTGAAGCTGCTAGAGGTGAAGGAGCGATTTTAAAGAATATAAAAGGAGAGAGGTTTATGGCTAAATATGCTCCGAAGAAATTGGACTTAGCTCCGAGAGATATTGTGTCCAGATCTATAATAACAGAAATAAGGGAAGGTAGAGGATATCCGGGGGGATATGTAGGATTAGATTTGACTCACCTTGGTGAGGAATATATAAAAGAGAGATTGGCATTGGCTTATGAAGCAGCTAAGAACTTCGCTGGAGTTGATGCAATTAATGAGCCCATACCGGTCAGACCAGCCCAGCATTATTATATGGGAGGTATAGATGTAGATATTAAGGGAAGAAACCCTGATCTCATAGGATTATATTCAGCTGGAGAAGCGGCTTGCGTATCCGTACACGGAGCAAACCGATTAGGATCTAACTCTTTATTAGATACATTGGTCTTTGGTCAAGAGACTGGAAGAACTGTTGTTGAGTTCTTAAGAAGTAACCCCAATACACCAACTTCCAACTACGAGAAGGAGGCTGAGAAGGTAGTCGATGATGCTTATAAGTTCGTAAAGAGCGAAAGTGGAGTTCATTTTGGTGAAATATTAGAGAAGTTGAGAGATGTAATGTGGGATAACGTAGGAATATTTAGAGATGAGGGAGGTTTATTAAATGCAATGTCCGAGATAAATAATTTAAGGGATATGGTAAGCAAAATGTACGTTACAGATAAGAGTAAAGTTTACAATACTGAGTTCTTTAACGCTCTTGAGCTAAGAAATATGTTAGATCTAGCTATAGTAATTGCTAAATCAGCTTTAGATAGAAAAGAGTCTAGGGGAGCCCATTATAGGACTGATTATCCAGAAAGAGATGATAATAATTGGCTGAAGCATACAATAGCTTACTTAAGGGGTAATACAGTAGAGATTACGTATAAGCCGGTTAAAATGACAAGATGGAAGCCTGAACCTAGGGTGTACTAA
- a CDS encoding HAD-IIA family hydrolase, protein MALVNDYELIISDIDGVVVREGEPIWENIKALRQLKDKGISIIFVTNNSGFSRVLLSRQLSYLGLNVTPNEIVTSGLAAAIYMKEKLKNIKRVFPVGEEGLTEELKIHGFTILNSAEAEENIPDAVVLGLDRLATYDKLSLAMRCISKGSKFIVTNMDRLWPAKDGLKLGAGSLASAIIYALKRDPDFIAGKPNPWIIEIAMKFSNIKQLSKVLVVGDQLETDIQMGNNIGADTVLVLTGISTRKDAENGNIKPKYVVNNLLELVQ, encoded by the coding sequence TTGGCATTAGTTAACGATTACGAACTTATAATAAGCGACATTGATGGAGTCGTAGTGAGGGAAGGCGAACCAATATGGGAAAACATAAAGGCTTTACGACAACTTAAAGATAAGGGAATCAGCATAATTTTTGTAACCAACAATTCAGGGTTTAGCAGAGTATTATTGTCTAGGCAATTATCATATTTAGGACTAAACGTAACACCGAATGAAATAGTTACTAGTGGATTAGCCGCTGCAATTTATATGAAAGAAAAGCTAAAAAATATAAAGAGAGTATTCCCAGTTGGAGAAGAAGGATTAACTGAAGAGCTTAAAATTCATGGCTTCACGATACTCAACAGTGCTGAGGCTGAGGAAAACATACCAGATGCTGTAGTATTAGGTTTAGATAGATTAGCTACTTACGATAAACTTTCACTAGCAATGAGGTGTATAAGTAAAGGGTCTAAGTTTATTGTAACTAATATGGATAGACTTTGGCCTGCTAAAGATGGCTTAAAGTTAGGAGCTGGATCATTAGCTAGTGCGATTATCTACGCCTTGAAGAGAGACCCTGATTTCATAGCCGGTAAACCAAATCCATGGATTATTGAAATTGCGATGAAATTCTCAAACATCAAGCAGCTGTCGAAGGTTTTGGTAGTAGGAGATCAATTGGAGACGGATATACAAATGGGAAATAACATAGGTGCTGATACTGTGTTAGTTCTTACTGGTATATCGACACGCAAGGATGCTGAAAACGGAAACATAAAACCTAAATACGTTGTTAATAATTTGTTAGAGTTAGTACAATAA
- a CDS encoding DUF2070 family protein, translated as MDTESLTRKYYAYIKGLPNIKIFLTLTSFEYIILLIRSLQISFDYLYSFLLYSVLLIALFRERYKLGLFITDLTGIPYIVLSFLPVSPIFAFGFFMPLLAYILLGSYRESLSITLSALLSFVPIIFYLKYILPYIIYIIIISLIFHLYIYTVNKKGVKILGFKSTQVAVPFIRAITEKNKAPLENFLSLISVKTTLNILLYKLDDILFVLPQIHFGIFGDIGSSRFVYDAEKTLGKNVMVFHSAGSHELDLASSFDVNKVLEEIKRSLNGNSWNKVNFYGISVEKINNFEVTSLEFDKFRISFLERPNLGIDDLPSSLWKYMLSYNNYLVDCHNNYMIEGYSKDEVESLKMFLMEQKGIKSNRKLYIGYAEGVIEKSCEGLCDNRVRVVTLSDGESKISLVYLYANNSSRELYTAMKNLEEGSRVILITPDDHSCTGVSLGITYYPAGVCEELINKTKMLVKESTLNLKEVKNIQYTVVKVKGVRVVGKIVSLMSKALEEVGAYTAKTFWIPLVTPYLALIAILLAQSISKI; from the coding sequence ATGGATACAGAAAGCCTCACTCGCAAATACTACGCTTATATCAAAGGTCTGCCAAATATAAAAATATTCTTAACGCTAACTTCCTTTGAGTATATTATTTTACTGATTAGAAGTTTACAAATATCATTTGATTATCTTTACTCATTTTTATTATATTCCGTTTTGTTGATTGCGTTATTTAGAGAACGTTATAAACTAGGCCTATTTATCACGGATTTAACTGGAATTCCTTATATAGTATTATCGTTTCTGCCTGTCTCCCCCATATTTGCATTTGGCTTCTTCATGCCTTTATTGGCATATATACTTTTAGGTAGTTATAGGGAGTCCTTATCTATAACGTTATCAGCTTTATTATCGTTTGTTCCTATCATATTTTATCTCAAATATATATTGCCTTATATAATATATATAATTATAATATCATTAATATTTCATCTTTATATATATACTGTAAATAAAAAAGGTGTTAAGATTCTTGGTTTCAAGTCTACACAAGTGGCTGTGCCATTTATAAGAGCTATTACTGAAAAAAATAAGGCTCCTTTAGAAAACTTTCTTAGTTTAATTTCAGTAAAAACTACTCTCAATATTTTACTTTATAAGTTGGACGATATACTATTTGTACTACCCCAAATACACTTTGGTATCTTTGGAGATATTGGAAGTTCGAGATTCGTATATGATGCTGAGAAAACTTTAGGTAAAAACGTTATGGTTTTTCATAGTGCGGGAAGTCATGAATTAGATTTAGCTTCTTCCTTTGATGTGAATAAAGTACTAGAAGAAATCAAGAGAAGTTTAAATGGAAATAGTTGGAACAAAGTTAATTTCTACGGGATCTCTGTAGAAAAAATTAATAATTTCGAAGTAACTTCACTTGAGTTTGATAAATTTAGAATATCCTTCCTTGAGAGACCGAACTTAGGAATAGATGATCTTCCATCCTCACTATGGAAATACATGCTTAGTTATAACAACTATTTAGTTGACTGTCATAATAATTATATGATAGAAGGATATTCAAAAGATGAAGTAGAAAGTTTAAAGATGTTCTTAATGGAACAGAAAGGAATTAAAAGTAATAGGAAACTTTATATCGGTTATGCTGAAGGCGTGATTGAAAAGTCTTGTGAGGGATTATGTGATAATAGGGTAAGGGTCGTAACGTTAAGTGATGGCGAGAGCAAGATCTCGTTGGTTTATCTTTATGCTAATAACTCGTCTAGAGAACTTTATACAGCTATGAAGAATCTTGAAGAAGGTTCAAGGGTTATATTAATAACTCCAGATGATCACTCTTGTACTGGAGTTAGTTTAGGGATAACCTACTATCCTGCTGGAGTTTGTGAAGAGTTAATAAATAAAACTAAAATGTTGGTAAAAGAATCTACACTTAATCTAAAAGAGGTTAAGAATATACAATATACCGTTGTCAAAGTTAAAGGAGTTAGGGTGGTGGGAAAAATAGTTTCCTTAATGTCTAAAGCATTAGAGGAAGTAGGAGCGTATACGGCTAAAACTTTTTGGATACCATTAGTTACTCCTTATTTAGCGCTTATAGCTATATTACTTGCCCAAAGCATTAGTAAAATCTGA